From a single Miscanthus floridulus cultivar M001 chromosome 8, ASM1932011v1, whole genome shotgun sequence genomic region:
- the LOC136470035 gene encoding subtilisin-like protease 4, which yields MARLPWFVEIIPDKSYKLMAVDTPISSQLSWLDNVRDGVWSEGNMGEGMIIGILDTGVAAGDITTSSEAEGMLPPPVKWKRQYDEAFAVAPKAHLAMYHVCNEECHPKEVRAGMDAAVDDGVDVISMSFNSTEGSTVFHDDAVTAPSYSAVAQGVLVCTPAGSSSPDMFKVESNAPWLLTVAASDADRRVVTNVELGSGILKPDVSAPCANTLAVAPHGDVEYTDTLIKVATSLAAAHVSGVAALIKKAHQEWSPAAIKSAIVTTADLVGPGDAMPGDAASYFVTGASEVNPMKAMDPGLVYDLTTGDFIPYLCGMGLGEDRIRKIVEPAHASCAETGEIAAKDLNYPSIMIVTGDDVRQVEAKRTVTNVGEPEETYSAEVFAPGVDVAVNPSTLAFSDIDQKRDFVVTVKREANTPTKAVVEGELKWVSGKHAVRSPMVIVVGETSASYGADVPAGIES from the exons ATGGCGAGGCTCCCCTGGTTCGTCGAGATCATCCCGGACAAGAGCTACAAGCTTATGGCCGTCGACACGCCAATTTCTTCGCAGCTTTCATGGCTTGACAATGTTAGGGATGGCGTGTGGAGCGAGGGCAACATGGGCGAGGGTATGATCATTGGCATCCTTGACACCGGCGTCGCCGCTGGCGACATCACCACCAGCTCCGAAGCCGAAGGGATGCTGCCGCCTCCGGTCAAGTGGAAAAGGCAG TACGACGAGGCGTTCGCGGTGGCGCCCAAGGCGCACCTCGCAATGTACCACGTGTGCAACGAGGAGTGCCACCCGAAAGAAGTAAGAGCAGGGATGGACGCCGCGGTGGACGACGGCGTCGACGTCATATCGATGTCCTTCAACAGCACCGAGGGCAGCACGGTGTTCCACGACGATGCCGTGACCGCGCCGTCGTACAGCGCCGTCGCCCAGGGTGTGTTGGTCTGCACGCCGGCCGGGAGCAGCAGCCCGGACATGTTCAAGGTCGAGAGCAACGCGCCTTGGCTGCTCACCGTGGCCGCCAGCGACGCCGACCGCCGCGTCGTCACGAACGTCGAGCTCGGCAGCGGGATCTTGAAGCCCGACGTCAGCGCGCCGTGCGCTAACACGCTCGCGGTGGCGCCACACGGCGACGTGGAGTACACCGACACGCTGATCAAGGTGGCCACGTCATTGGCGGCCGCGCACGTCAGCGGCGTCGCGGCGTTGATCAAGAAGGCGCACCAGGAGTGGTCACCCGCCGCGATTAAATCGGCGATCGTCACAACAGCTGACCTGGTCGGACCCGGGGACGCCATGCCCGGCGACGCCGCGAGCTACTTCGTGACGGGCGCCAGCGAGGTGAACCCCATGAAGGCCATGGACCCGGGCCTCGTATATGACCTCACCACCGGTGACTTCATCCCGTATCTATGCGGCATGGGCCTCGGCGAGGACCGGATACGCAAGATCGTCGAGCCGGCGCACGCCTCGTGCGCGGAGACCGGGGAGATCGCGGCGAAGGACCTGAACTACCCTTCCATCATGATCGTCACGGGCGACGACGTGCGGCAGGTGGAGGCGAAGCGGACGGTGACGAACGTGGGGGAACCCGAGGAGACGTACAGCGCGGAGGTATTCGCTCCGGGCGTCGACGTAGCGGTGAACCCGTCGACTCTGGCGTTCAGCGACATTGACCAGAAGAGGGACTTCGTTGTCACGGTCAAGAGGGAGGCGAACACGCCGACGAAAGCGGTGGTCGAGGGGGAGCTCAAGTGGGTGTCCGGGAAGCATGCCGTGCGGAGCCCCATGGTCATCGTCGTTGGAGAAACTTCTGCGTCTTACGGTGCCGATGTACCGGCAGGTATCGAGAGTTAG